From a single Nothobranchius furzeri strain GRZ-AD chromosome 9, NfurGRZ-RIMD1, whole genome shotgun sequence genomic region:
- the si:ch211-260e23.9 gene encoding tumor protein p53-inducible nuclear protein 2: MIGKILSHLLGSSGEDPEAAGDGKLMELEEEGWVIVSLPEDGALLAPDVDPLENLLIEHPSMSVYQMKCRMGEAEEEELLSDDEEEETSRPVAVRRHVSWHLAAWGLPLPYRLHLMGVQRARSEAERKELSRSALLRQNLAKTRFCPGNKRHGCLKRPRQRVYNY; the protein is encoded by the exons ATGATTGGAAAGATTCTCTCTCACCTGCTGGGGAGTTCTGGAGAGGATCCAGAAGCAGCAGGCGATGGTAAGCTGATGGAGTTGGAGGAGGAGGGGTGGGTCATCGTTTCCCTCCCAG AGGACGGGGCCCTGTTGGCGCCTGACGTGGACCCTCTGGAGAACCTGCTTATCGAGCACCCCAGCATGTCTGTCTACCAAATGAAATGTAGGATgggtgaggcagaggaggaggagctgctttctgatgacgaggaggaagaaacATCCAG GCCGGTGGCCGTGAGACGGCACGTTTCCTGGCATCTTGCTGCCTGGGGGCTCCCGCTGCCATATCGCCTGCACCTGATGGGTGTGCAGAGGGCCAGGAGCGAGGCTGAGAGGAAGGAGCTGAGCCGTAGCGCCCTCCTCAGGCAGAACTTGGCTAAGACCCGATTCTGTCCCGGGAACAAACGCCATGGGTGCCTAAAGCGGCCCAGGCAGCGTGTGTACAACTACTGA
- the zgc:162297 gene encoding uncharacterized protein F13E9.13, mitochondrial, producing the protein MKFSSLFGRLKSNVIGMIHIKALPGSPLGCLRISQITEEACREAAVYLDAGVDGLIVENMHDVPYSFSVGPEVSTCMTVVCSAVRSICPRMPLGVQILSSANQQAMAVALASGLDFIRAEGFVFSHVADEGLLNACAGDLLRYRKQIGAENVQVFTDIKKKHSSHALTSDVTIKETARAAEFFLSDGLILTGSATGQQPDPQELTEVSHSVGIPVLIGSGVTYDNVESYLDASGMIIGSHFKQGGHWANALDPERVGKFMGKIRDLRP; encoded by the exons ATGAAGTTTTCGAGCCTTTTTGGGCGCCTAAAATCGAACGTCATTGGGATGATTCACATCAAAGCATTACCAG GTTCTCCTCTGGGGTGTTTGAGAATTTCCCAGATCACTGAAGAGGCGTGCCGTGAGGCTGCAGTGTATCTCGATGCAGGAGTT GATGGTTTGATTGTTGAAAACATGCACGACGTTCCTTATTCGTTCTCCGTGGGCCCAGAGGTGTCCACCTGCATGACCGTGGTCTGCTCTGCTGTTAGAAGCATCTGCCCCAGGATGCCACTAGGAGTGCAGATACTGTCCTCCGCTAACCAGCAAGCGATGGCTGTCGCCCTGGCTTCAG GTCTGGACTTCATCAGAGCAGAAGGTTTTGTTTTTTCTCATGTGGCCGATGAGGGCCTCCTGAATGCTTGTGCTGGTGACTTACTGAGGTACCGCAAGCAGATTGGAGCTGAAAATGTTCAGGTCTtcactgacatcaaaaagaagcaCAG TTCCCATGCCCTGACATCAGACGTGACCATCAAGGAAACAGCCCGCGCTGCTGAGTTCTTCCTCTCAGACGGACTCATCCTCACCGGGTCAGCGACCGGGCAGCAGCCCGATCCTCAGGAGCTCACAG AAGTGTCTCATTCGGTGGGAATCCCAGTGCTGATCGGGTCCGGAGTGACGTATGACAACGTTGAGAGTTACCTGGATGCAAGTGGAATGATCATTGGTTCCCACTTTAAGCAAGGGGGCCACTGGGCCAACGCCTTGGACCCAGAGAGGGTGGGGAAGTTCATGGGAAAGATACGAGACCTTCGTCCATGA